From one Streptomyces sp. N50 genomic stretch:
- a CDS encoding MFS transporter: protein MTETQRRIGFLVCLVTIVLAVLDMQIVSAATVPIVRDLDPGHGIDKIPWLVSAFALASAAVLPLYGKLCDTLGAKRVFLTAVGVFLVGSALCGTAQSIGQLIAARAVQGIGAGGLMSVTMVVIAELRGPGEKDAKGAGMGGVVSGGGMAVGPWIGGLLADHASWRWIFYVNLPLGLLVLVLGAFVLKLPRQPHRHRIDFLGAALAAAFAAALLLVTEWGGKQYGWSSPQIVGLGLGAVAALGLFLWRQRVAPEPILPLSLFRVPELRWGFAIQGLMGAAIVGAMYYVMVYLQVARGVSSSSAGLYLLPMAFGMTAVGILSAKLTERGWHERTFATAGSVIGSVAFVCLSTLGTGTSLWWLRGDLLLVGMGFGLLLGQLIRLVQEAAPRHQLGVATTAIRFFQTLGTALGAALFGTVISRLYDGPVPATSQAGVSSYVDAMDAVFLCGAVLMAACVVMGLRLPRASGPRGTGRDSSEGAQVVEVADVPGELSQASRRR from the coding sequence ATGACCGAGACCCAGCGCAGAATCGGCTTCCTCGTGTGTCTGGTGACGATCGTTCTGGCCGTCCTGGACATGCAGATCGTGTCCGCGGCGACCGTGCCGATCGTCCGCGACCTGGACCCCGGCCACGGCATCGACAAGATCCCGTGGCTGGTCAGCGCGTTCGCGCTGGCGTCGGCCGCGGTGCTCCCCCTGTACGGCAAGCTGTGCGACACCCTCGGCGCGAAGCGCGTCTTCCTGACGGCCGTGGGGGTGTTCCTGGTCGGCTCGGCGCTGTGCGGGACGGCGCAGTCCATAGGGCAGTTGATCGCCGCGCGGGCCGTGCAGGGGATCGGCGCCGGTGGCCTGATGAGCGTCACGATGGTGGTGATCGCCGAGCTGAGAGGCCCCGGCGAGAAGGACGCCAAGGGCGCGGGCATGGGCGGGGTCGTCTCCGGTGGCGGCATGGCGGTGGGCCCGTGGATCGGCGGCCTGCTCGCGGACCACGCGAGCTGGCGCTGGATCTTCTACGTCAACCTGCCGCTCGGGCTGCTTGTCCTCGTCCTCGGCGCGTTCGTCCTGAAGCTGCCCCGGCAGCCGCACCGGCATCGGATCGACTTCCTGGGCGCGGCCCTGGCCGCCGCGTTCGCCGCGGCGCTGCTGCTCGTGACCGAGTGGGGTGGCAAGCAGTACGGGTGGTCGTCGCCGCAGATCGTGGGGCTGGGTCTGGGTGCGGTGGCCGCGCTCGGCCTCTTCCTGTGGCGCCAGAGGGTGGCCCCCGAGCCGATTCTGCCGCTGTCCCTGTTCCGTGTGCCGGAGTTGCGGTGGGGGTTCGCGATCCAGGGGCTGATGGGGGCCGCGATCGTGGGCGCCATGTACTACGTCATGGTCTATCTGCAGGTGGCCCGTGGTGTCAGCAGTTCCTCGGCCGGCCTCTATCTGCTTCCCATGGCGTTCGGCATGACGGCTGTCGGCATCCTCTCCGCCAAGCTCACCGAACGGGGCTGGCACGAGCGGACGTTCGCGACAGCCGGTTCGGTGATCGGCTCGGTGGCGTTCGTGTGCCTTTCCACCCTCGGCACGGGCACGTCCCTCTGGTGGCTGCGCGGGGATCTGCTGCTGGTCGGCATGGGCTTCGGCCTTCTCCTCGGCCAGCTGATCCGGCTGGTCCAGGAGGCGGCGCCCCGGCACCAGTTGGGCGTGGCCACGACCGCCATCCGCTTCTTCCAGACCCTGGGGACGGCGTTGGGCGCGGCGCTCTTCGGCACGGTGATCAGTCGGTTGTACGACGGTCCGGTCCCGGCGACGTCCCAGGCAGGGGTGAGCTCGTACGTCGACGCGATGGATGCCGTGTTCCTGTGCGGGGCGGTGCTGATGGCGGCGTGTGTGGTGATGGGGCTGCGGTTGCCGAGGGCTTCGGGCCCCCGGGGCACCGGGCGGGACTCTTCCGAGGGGGCTCAGGTGGTCGAAGTCGCCGATGTCCCAGGGGAGTTGAGCCAGGCGTCGCGGCGGAGGTGA
- a CDS encoding NAD(P)/FAD-dependent oxidoreductase, which translates to MTTHVTIIGAGLGGLTLARVLHVHGIPATVYEAEASPMARLQGGLLDIHDYNGQLALKEADLMDEFRAIILAGRQATRVLDRDGTVLLDEPDDGTGGRPEVQRGELRQILLDSLPDDTVRWGHKVSAVRALGDGLHEVVFADGGSLVTNLLVGADGAWSRVRPLLSDAVPEYFGRSFVETYLYDSETRHPVAARTVGGGALFVIPPGSGARGKWIAAHRESGETLHAYVTLAKPLEWFDGIDFTDADAATARIAAEFEGWAPEITALITDSDTAPVVRPLNSLPIGHRWDRVPGATLLGDAAHLSPPDGEGANLAMQDAAELGLAIAGHPDDIEAALTSYETALFPRSATAAADAVATNEAIGQELIGFFARDDEDDEQSA; encoded by the coding sequence ATGACCACGCACGTCACGATCATCGGCGCCGGACTCGGCGGACTGACCCTCGCCCGCGTCCTGCACGTCCACGGCATCCCGGCCACGGTCTACGAGGCCGAGGCCTCACCGATGGCCCGGCTGCAGGGCGGCCTGCTCGACATCCACGACTACAACGGCCAACTCGCCCTGAAAGAGGCCGACTTGATGGACGAGTTCCGCGCCATCATCCTGGCGGGCCGCCAGGCCACCCGGGTCCTCGACCGGGACGGCACCGTCCTGCTCGACGAGCCCGACGACGGTACGGGTGGCCGGCCCGAGGTGCAGCGCGGCGAACTTCGGCAGATCCTCCTCGACTCGCTGCCGGACGACACCGTGCGGTGGGGGCACAAGGTCAGTGCCGTTCGTGCCCTTGGTGACGGGCTGCACGAAGTCGTCTTCGCGGACGGTGGTTCCCTCGTCACGAACCTGCTCGTCGGTGCCGACGGCGCCTGGTCGCGCGTACGGCCGTTGCTGTCCGATGCCGTTCCCGAGTACTTCGGCCGGTCGTTCGTCGAGACCTACCTGTACGACAGCGAGACCCGGCACCCGGTCGCCGCGCGGACGGTCGGCGGCGGCGCGCTGTTCGTGATCCCGCCGGGCTCGGGAGCGAGGGGGAAGTGGATCGCGGCGCACCGGGAGAGCGGGGAGACGCTGCACGCCTATGTGACGCTGGCCAAGCCGCTGGAGTGGTTCGACGGCATCGACTTCACCGACGCCGACGCGGCCACCGCGCGGATCGCCGCCGAGTTCGAGGGGTGGGCGCCCGAGATCACCGCCCTGATCACCGACAGCGACACCGCTCCGGTCGTACGGCCTCTCAACTCGCTGCCGATCGGGCACCGTTGGGACCGGGTACCGGGAGCGACCCTGCTCGGTGACGCCGCTCATCTCTCGCCGCCGGACGGCGAGGGCGCCAACCTGGCCATGCAGGACGCCGCCGAACTCGGCCTGGCCATCGCCGGCCACCCCGACGACATCGAGGCCGCGCTCACCTCGTACGAGACGGCGCTGTTCCCCCGTAGCGCCACGGCGGCAGCCGATGCCG